In uncultured Cohaesibacter sp., a genomic segment contains:
- a CDS encoding cytochrome c, whose product MARRRRIPFARSRNSLIFLFLSLFILLLLLTSGDYFSDKQSDKLIATLDSAQIRKEGLKLYNANCLSCHGVGGRSTSFGPALVNQIYYKGNLSDRAFSQAVIYGAPQRNWDYGPMDPVDGLTQTEIAQILAYIRAEQERAQKR is encoded by the coding sequence ATGGCGCGAAGACGTCGCATTCCTTTTGCCAGATCCAGAAACAGCCTGATTTTTCTGTTCCTCTCGCTGTTCATTCTGCTGCTGCTGCTGACAAGCGGCGATTATTTTTCCGACAAGCAATCGGACAAACTGATCGCAACGCTGGACAGCGCCCAGATCCGCAAGGAAGGCCTCAAGCTCTATAATGCCAATTGCCTGAGCTGCCATGGCGTGGGCGGACGCAGCACCAGCTTCGGCCCGGCGCTGGTCAACCAGATCTATTACAAGGGAAATCTGTCTGACAGAGCCTTCAGTCAGGCCGTGATCTATGGCGCGCCGCAGCGCAACTGGGACTATGGCCCGATGGACCCGGTGGACGGACTGACGCAAACCGAGATCGCGCAGATCCTGGCCTATATCAGAGCCGAACAGGAAAGGGCCCAGAAGCGCTGA
- a CDS encoding pyrimidine 5'-nucleotidase has translation MQSGQQSGSHLHSSFRDIDSWIFDLDNTLYPRHVDLFAQMEVKMNEFVSNLLGLTIEDASHLRHSYYKQYGTTLRGLMIEHHIEPDVFLEYVHDIDHSVVKPDPLLAAALCALPGKCYIYTNGTQDHARKVSERLGITGYFDDVFDIVRAGLDPKPNRAPYERLLAQTGIKPQRAAMFEDLARNLLVPAEMGMNCVLIVPDQMGAVFQGRWDAEGTDAPHVNHVTDNLGQFLSDVLHAIGVHLPDGPASMASPTNPAS, from the coding sequence ATGCAAAGCGGCCAGCAATCCGGCTCTCATCTGCACAGCAGTTTCAGGGATATCGACAGCTGGATTTTCGATTTGGACAACACGCTCTATCCGCGCCATGTCGACCTTTTTGCGCAGATGGAAGTCAAGATGAACGAATTCGTGTCCAATCTGCTGGGCCTGACCATCGAGGATGCCTCCCATTTGCGCCACAGCTATTACAAGCAATATGGCACAACCCTGCGCGGATTGATGATAGAGCATCATATCGAGCCGGATGTTTTTCTTGAATATGTGCATGATATCGATCATAGCGTGGTCAAGCCCGATCCCTTGCTGGCAGCAGCTTTATGCGCCTTGCCGGGCAAATGCTATATCTATACCAACGGCACGCAGGACCATGCCCGCAAGGTTTCCGAGCGGCTCGGCATCACCGGCTATTTCGATGATGTATTCGACATTGTCAGGGCCGGGCTCGACCCCAAGCCCAATCGGGCACCTTATGAACGGCTGCTTGCCCAGACCGGCATCAAGCCACAGCGGGCCGCCATGTTCGAGGATCTGGCGCGCAATCTGCTCGTGCCGGCCGAAATGGGCATGAATTGCGTGTTGATTGTTCCCGATCAGATGGGCGCTGTCTTTCAGGGACGCTGGGATGCGGAAGGAACGGATGCCCCCCATGTCAATCATGTGACCGACAATCTGGGCCAGTTTCTCAGCGATGTGCTGCATGCAATCGGTGTTCACCTGCCGGACGGTCCGGCCAGCATGGCCAGCCCGACCAACCCGGCAAGCTGA
- the gyrB gene encoding DNA topoisomerase (ATP-hydrolyzing) subunit B, producing MSDIENTPQNADAEYGADSIKVLKGLDAVRKRPGMYIGDTDDGSGLHHMVYEVVDNAIDEALAGYADIVTVTLNADGSVTVTDNGRGIPTDIHHEEGVSAAEVIMTQLHAGGKFDQNSYKVSGGLHGVGVSVVNALSTKLKLRIWRDDKEHEIDFEHGNAVSPLKIIGPAEGKKGTEVTFTPSPETFTHIEFNFATLEHRLRELAFLNSGVRILLSDNRGQDKVQEEMLYEGGLEAFVKWLDRTKKPMIEKPLFVSAEKDGITVEAALWWNDSYHENVLCFTNNIPQRDGGTHLAGFRAALTRQITSYAENSGLLKREKVNPSGDDCREGLTCVLSVKVPDPKFSSQTKDKLVSSEVRPVVENLINAALGEWLEENPNEGKTIVSKVVEAAAAREAARKARELTRRKGALDIASLPGKLADCQERDPSKAELFLVEGDSAGGSAKQGRHRSNQAILPLRGKILNVERARFDRMLSSQEIGTMITALGTGIGKDEFNPDKLRYHKIIIMTDADVDGAHIRTLLLTFFFRQMPELVEQGHLYIAQPPLYKVKRGQSEQYLKDEKAFEDYLINTGIEEAVLTTGSGIERAGLDLRALLDESRTFATTLDGLHSRYNRAVVEQSAISGLFDPAISEDQGLIDEALARVCRRLDRMTEETERGWEGFAKDDGSYVFERTVRGVKESALLDSALLSSADAIKLNKLGKDIKENFDYGTMMRRREKELTVYGPASLLKEVYALGRKGISMQRYKGLGEMNAEQLWETTLDPEARTLLQVRVQEADDADDIFAKLMGDDVEPRRNFIQDNALNVANLDI from the coding sequence ATGAGCGATATTGAAAACACCCCCCAGAATGCAGACGCCGAATATGGCGCCGATTCCATCAAGGTTCTCAAAGGTCTGGATGCCGTTCGCAAACGTCCGGGCATGTATATCGGGGACACAGATGATGGCTCTGGCCTGCACCATATGGTTTATGAGGTGGTGGACAATGCCATCGACGAAGCGCTGGCGGGCTATGCGGACATCGTGACCGTTACCCTCAATGCCGACGGCTCTGTCACCGTGACCGACAACGGGCGCGGTATTCCCACCGACATTCACCATGAAGAAGGTGTCTCCGCTGCCGAGGTCATCATGACGCAGCTGCATGCGGGCGGCAAATTCGACCAGAACAGCTACAAGGTTTCCGGCGGCTTGCATGGCGTGGGCGTTTCGGTGGTGAATGCGCTTTCGACAAAGCTCAAATTGCGCATCTGGCGCGATGACAAGGAACATGAGATTGATTTCGAGCATGGCAATGCTGTCAGCCCGCTGAAGATCATCGGGCCTGCCGAAGGCAAGAAGGGCACCGAAGTGACCTTCACACCAAGCCCGGAAACCTTCACCCATATCGAATTCAATTTCGCCACCCTCGAACATCGCCTGCGCGAGCTGGCCTTCCTCAATTCCGGCGTCCGCATCCTGCTGAGCGACAATCGCGGTCAGGACAAGGTGCAGGAAGAAATGCTCTATGAGGGCGGTCTGGAAGCCTTTGTCAAATGGCTCGACCGCACCAAGAAGCCGATGATCGAAAAACCGCTTTTCGTCTCGGCCGAAAAGGATGGCATCACCGTGGAAGCGGCTCTTTGGTGGAATGACAGCTATCATGAGAATGTACTGTGCTTTACCAACAACATTCCCCAGCGCGACGGCGGCACCCATCTTGCCGGTTTCCGCGCCGCTCTGACGCGCCAGATCACCTCCTATGCGGAAAACTCCGGTCTCTTGAAACGCGAGAAGGTCAACCCGTCGGGTGACGATTGCCGCGAAGGGCTGACATGCGTGCTTTCGGTAAAAGTTCCGGATCCGAAATTTTCTTCCCAGACCAAGGACAAACTGGTCTCTTCCGAGGTCCGTCCGGTCGTTGAAAATCTGATCAACGCAGCCCTTGGTGAATGGCTGGAAGAAAATCCCAATGAGGGCAAGACGATCGTCTCCAAGGTGGTGGAAGCCGCCGCTGCCCGCGAGGCCGCCCGCAAGGCGCGCGAGCTGACCCGACGCAAGGGTGCGCTCGATATCGCTTCGCTGCCGGGCAAGCTGGCCGATTGTCAGGAACGGGATCCGTCCAAAGCCGAACTCTTCCTAGTGGAGGGTGATTCCGCTGGCGGATCGGCCAAACAGGGCCGGCATCGCTCCAATCAGGCCATCCTGCCGCTGCGCGGTAAAATTCTCAATGTGGAGCGTGCGCGCTTTGACCGGATGCTGTCCAGTCAGGAAATCGGCACCATGATCACCGCGCTGGGAACCGGCATTGGCAAGGATGAATTCAATCCCGACAAGCTGCGCTATCACAAAATCATCATCATGACCGATGCTGACGTCGATGGTGCCCATATCCGGACACTGTTGCTGACCTTCTTCTTCCGGCAGATGCCGGAGCTGGTGGAGCAGGGCCATCTCTATATCGCCCAGCCACCGCTCTATAAGGTCAAGCGCGGACAGTCCGAGCAATATCTCAAGGACGAGAAGGCCTTCGAGGATTATCTGATCAATACGGGGATCGAGGAAGCGGTTCTGACGACCGGTTCGGGCATTGAGCGCGCAGGGCTGGATCTGCGTGCCCTGTTGGACGAATCCCGCACATTCGCCACCACGCTGGACGGGCTGCATTCGCGCTATAATCGCGCTGTTGTCGAACAGTCAGCCATCAGCGGCCTGTTTGATCCGGCCATCAGCGAGGATCAGGGCCTGATTGATGAGGCACTGGCACGGGTCTGCCGTCGTCTGGACAGAATGACCGAAGAAACCGAGCGCGGCTGGGAAGGCTTCGCCAAGGATGACGGCTCCTATGTCTTCGAACGCACCGTGCGCGGCGTCAAGGAATCAGCCTTGCTCGATTCTGCCCTGCTGAGTTCGGCCGATGCCATCAAGCTCAACAAGCTGGGCAAGGACATCAAGGAGAATTTCGATTACGGCACCATGATGCGCCGGCGCGAGAAGGAACTCACCGTCTATGGACCGGCCTCCCTGCTCAAGGAAGTCTATGCGCTCGGGCGCAAAGGCATTTCCATGCAGCGCTATAAAGGCTTGGGCGAAATGAATGCCGAACAGCTTTGGGAAACCACGCTGGATCCGGAAGCCCGCACCCTTTTGCAGGTGCGCGTGCAGGAAGCCGACGACGCCGACGACATCTTTGCCAAACTGATGGGCGATGATGTCGAGCCACGGCGAAACTTCATTCAGGACAATGCCCTGAATGTGGCGAACCTGGATATCTGA
- the rpsT gene encoding 30S ribosomal protein S20, giving the protein MANTVSAKKATRKIARKTAVNKARRTRVRTYIRFVEEAIATGEQAAASEALRKAQSEMMRAVAKGVFHANTASRKISRLSKRVKALAE; this is encoded by the coding sequence ATGGCCAATACAGTTTCCGCCAAAAAGGCGACCCGCAAGATTGCACGCAAAACCGCCGTCAACAAAGCACGTCGTACCCGCGTTCGCACCTATATCCGCTTCGTAGAAGAAGCCATCGCCACCGGCGAACAGGCTGCCGCTTCCGAAGCTCTGCGCAAGGCCCAGTCCGAAATGATGCGCGCCGTTGCCAAAGGCGTGTTCCATGCTAATACCGCTTCTCGTAAAATCTCGCGCCTGAGCAAACGCGTAAAGGCTCTGGCCGAATAA
- the recF gene encoding DNA replication/repair protein RecF, giving the protein MNNASTCPDPIAHPVRSVDKVTVASINLVDFRNYASLHLRLEGKHVVLTGANGSGKTNLLEAISFLSPGRGLRRIAYPEIAREQSDEGSWAVSVTLDTPSGEIKLGTGLQPGPDGNLQRRIRINGATAKSAESLSDHVSVLWLTPQMDSLFIGAASERRKWLDRMVLAIDKTHGTRVNAFERAMRQRNRLLEDAPRETVWLDGIETQMAEYGAAIAAARAELVSLLNRSLSILHGEDGSTAFPNAVLDLDGVLEGEAFSRPSVESEEHYLSALRQSRPRDRAAGRTLIGPHRTDLLVRHGPKDMVAAKCSTGEQKALLLGIVLAHSHLVAERAGRTPLVLLDEVAAHLDESRRLALFDLLDRLGCQAFVTGTDNRIFLPLGERAERFNVSCGTIEPLE; this is encoded by the coding sequence TTGAACAATGCCTCGACCTGCCCCGATCCGATCGCCCATCCGGTGCGGTCTGTCGACAAGGTCACCGTCGCATCGATCAATCTTGTCGATTTCCGCAATTATGCCTCCCTGCATCTTCGGCTGGAAGGCAAGCATGTGGTGCTGACGGGCGCAAACGGCTCAGGCAAAACCAACCTTCTGGAAGCCATTTCCTTTCTGTCGCCCGGACGGGGCCTCAGACGCATTGCCTATCCGGAAATTGCCCGCGAACAATCCGACGAGGGGAGCTGGGCCGTTTCGGTCACTCTTGATACACCATCGGGTGAAATCAAGCTTGGTACCGGTCTGCAACCCGGCCCGGACGGCAATCTGCAACGGCGCATAAGGATCAATGGCGCCACGGCAAAATCAGCCGAAAGCCTCTCGGATCATGTTTCGGTCTTGTGGCTGACACCGCAGATGGACAGCCTGTTTATCGGGGCAGCCTCGGAGCGGCGCAAATGGCTCGACCGGATGGTTCTCGCCATCGACAAGACCCATGGCACCCGGGTCAATGCCTTTGAACGGGCCATGCGCCAGCGCAATCGGCTGCTGGAGGATGCGCCGCGGGAAACGGTCTGGCTGGATGGCATTGAAACACAGATGGCCGAATATGGCGCCGCCATTGCCGCCGCCCGCGCCGAACTCGTTTCGCTTCTGAATCGATCTTTGTCCATCCTGCATGGCGAGGATGGATCAACGGCCTTCCCCAATGCAGTGCTTGATCTGGATGGGGTGCTGGAGGGGGAGGCTTTCTCGCGCCCGTCGGTAGAGAGCGAAGAGCATTATCTCTCCGCCTTGCGACAAAGCCGACCGCGCGACCGGGCCGCAGGACGCACCCTGATCGGGCCGCACCGGACCGATTTGCTGGTCAGGCACGGACCAAAGGACATGGTCGCGGCGAAATGTTCGACAGGGGAGCAGAAAGCCCTGCTGCTGGGCATCGTGCTTGCCCATTCGCATCTGGTGGCCGAGCGGGCCGGGCGGACGCCGCTGGTGCTGCTGGACGAGGTTGCCGCCCATCTGGATGAAAGCCGCAGGCTGGCTCTGTTCGACCTGCTCGACCGGCTTGGCTGTCAGGCTTTCGTTACCGGAACAGATAACAGAATCTTTTTACCACTGGGGGAACGAGCGGAACGCTTTAACGTTTCCTGTGGTACAATCGAGCCTCTCGAATAG
- the dnaN gene encoding DNA polymerase III subunit beta, with product MKVTLERATLLKSLNHVHRVVERRNTIPILSNVLLRAEGGDLVFKATDLDLEVLETAPAMVEIGGATTVPAHMLYDIVRKLPDGSQVTLETNEEQTALAIIAGRAHFTLQILPVTDFPDITAGEFSHNFTIPALDLKRLIDHTQFAISTEETRYYLNGIYLHSLESEGSEVLRAVATDGHRLAQAQLPAPVGAQGMPGVIVPRKTVSEVQKLIEDPEANIAVELSETKIRLTIGPVVLTSKLIDGTFPDYEKVIPKGNDKIMKIENALFAQAVDRVSTVSNERGRAVKLSLQPNSLVLSVSNPDSGTATDELSVEYDADPMEIGFNARYLLDITNQLESDSAQFRLADSGSPTLIQDDGDNNTLYVLMPMRV from the coding sequence ATGAAAGTCACTCTCGAACGGGCAACTCTTTTAAAATCGCTGAACCATGTCCATCGGGTTGTTGAACGACGTAATACCATTCCGATCCTGTCCAACGTTTTGCTGCGCGCAGAAGGCGGCGATCTGGTCTTCAAGGCAACCGACCTTGATCTGGAAGTGCTGGAAACGGCACCGGCGATGGTAGAGATCGGCGGAGCGACCACCGTACCGGCGCATATGCTTTATGACATCGTGCGCAAACTGCCTGATGGATCACAGGTCACCCTTGAGACCAACGAGGAGCAGACTGCGCTGGCGATCATTGCAGGCCGGGCGCATTTCACCTTGCAGATCCTGCCGGTGACGGATTTCCCCGATATCACGGCTGGTGAATTCTCGCATAATTTCACCATTCCGGCGCTGGATCTCAAGCGCCTGATCGATCATACCCAGTTTGCCATTTCGACCGAAGAAACCCGCTATTATCTCAACGGCATCTATCTGCATAGCCTTGAGAGCGAAGGCTCTGAAGTGTTGCGCGCCGTTGCTACCGATGGTCACCGACTGGCACAGGCCCAGCTGCCCGCACCTGTCGGAGCACAGGGCATGCCCGGGGTCATCGTTCCCCGCAAGACCGTGTCAGAGGTGCAGAAGCTGATCGAGGATCCGGAAGCCAACATTGCGGTTGAGCTTTCCGAGACCAAGATTCGCCTGACAATCGGGCCGGTTGTTCTGACCTCCAAGCTCATTGACGGCACCTTCCCTGATTATGAAAAGGTCATTCCGAAGGGCAATGACAAGATCATGAAAATCGAGAATGCCCTGTTTGCGCAGGCCGTTGACCGCGTATCGACCGTTTCCAACGAGCGTGGCCGTGCCGTCAAGCTGAGCCTGCAGCCCAACAGTCTGGTGCTCTCGGTCTCCAACCCGGATTCAGGCACGGCAACCGATGAGCTTTCCGTCGAATATGATGCCGATCCGATGGAAATCGGCTTCAATGCCCGCTATCTGCTCGATATCACCAATCAGCTGGAAAGCGACAGCGCCCAGTTCCGTCTGGCCGATTCGGGCTCGCCAACCCTCATTCAGGATGATGGCGACAACAATACGCTTTATGTGCTGATGCCGATGCGCGTCTAG
- a CDS encoding peroxiredoxin, which produces MSEIDNPAAVPAFPQLNKPAPDFCAPTTAGVRKLSDYEGKWLILFSHPADFTPVCSTEFMAFAKAYDQFQSMNCELLGLSIDSVHSHIAWVRSIKENWGVDIQFPIIDDIPMTVAKAYGMIHPGASDTSAVRATFLIDPKGILRAMVYYPLSNGRSIPEFVRLLAALQTSDANKVATPEGWQPGDKVIVPPPSTVEAAAKRASEGYDTVDWYFSKKAL; this is translated from the coding sequence ATGTCTGAAATCGATAACCCGGCAGCAGTTCCGGCATTTCCGCAGTTGAACAAACCTGCACCGGATTTTTGCGCGCCAACGACTGCGGGTGTTCGCAAGCTCTCCGATTATGAAGGCAAATGGCTGATTCTCTTCTCCCACCCGGCCGATTTCACACCGGTTTGCTCTACCGAATTCATGGCCTTCGCCAAGGCCTATGACCAGTTCCAGTCGATGAATTGCGAATTGCTCGGCCTGTCCATCGACAGTGTCCATTCCCATATCGCATGGGTGCGCAGTATCAAGGAGAATTGGGGCGTCGACATCCAGTTCCCGATCATCGACGACATTCCGATGACGGTTGCCAAGGCCTATGGCATGATCCATCCGGGCGCCAGTGATACTTCCGCCGTGCGCGCGACCTTCCTGATCGATCCGAAAGGCATCCTGCGCGCGATGGTCTATTATCCGCTGTCGAACGGTCGCTCGATCCCCGAATTTGTTCGCCTGCTTGCCGCCTTGCAAACCTCGGACGCCAACAAGGTGGCAACGCCGGAAGGCTGGCAGCCGGGCGACAAGGTCATCGTTCCACCCCCTTCGACGGTTGAAGCGGCAGCAAAGCGCGCGTCCGAAGGCTATGATACCGTCGACTGGTATTTCTCAAAGAAAGCGCTCTAG
- a CDS encoding rhodanese-like domain-containing protein translates to MSNSASYAGDIEVEAAWKALAEDPKAILVDVRTHAEWSYVGVPLLDRPDRDVLLVEWLSYPDMNVRVDFAEKLLAELEMRNVAKGSPIYFLCRSGVRSRHAAIEMTPKWEGPCYNVASGFEGDLDDALHRSGSNGWKHAGLPWRQF, encoded by the coding sequence TTGAGTAATTCGGCATCTTACGCAGGTGACATTGAGGTCGAGGCTGCCTGGAAGGCGCTTGCCGAGGATCCCAAGGCGATACTCGTAGACGTGCGTACCCATGCGGAATGGTCCTATGTCGGAGTGCCCCTGCTGGACAGACCTGACCGGGACGTGCTGCTGGTGGAATGGCTCTCCTATCCGGACATGAATGTTCGGGTCGATTTTGCCGAAAAGCTCTTGGCAGAGCTCGAGATGCGCAATGTGGCGAAGGGCAGTCCGATCTATTTTCTATGTCGCTCGGGTGTCCGATCAAGACATGCGGCAATAGAGATGACACCCAAATGGGAAGGACCATGCTATAATGTCGCCTCAGGTTTTGAAGGTGATCTGGATGATGCGTTGCACCGATCGGGGAGCAACGGCTGGAAGCATGCCGGGTTGCCCTGGCGACAATTCTGA
- the dnaA gene encoding chromosomal replication initiator protein DnaA has translation MKVGKEEWERVKKRLRAELGEDVFSSWFASVEIEDEQNGLVILSVSTRFLKSWIQSHYGDLLMTLWREECEHVRRIDLYVRGAVRPKTVQNKVQNKAAEAASKDTGFARPSVAAAMGQDQDQLGGSPLDPRLTFETFVVGQSNTLAHAAAKQVAMAQPGQPVSFNPLFLHASVGLGKTHLLQAIAWEAKKSNPTARVLYLTAERFMYSFVQALKSQAALDFKDTLRDIDILLIDDLQFLQGKSIQQEFCHTLNSLIDGARQVVVAADRPPVELESLDERVRSRLAGGLVSELQPLEKELRRSILSDRATQAARRDPNLTIPELVLDHVAGIIRSNGRDLDGAFNRLMAHNQLTGAPISIEMAEQALKDLIRSKEPRRIRIEDIQRVVSKHYNVSRSDLLSSRRTRTIVRPRQIAMYLSKMLTPRSLPEIGRRFGGRDHTTVLHAVRKIEELAASDNGLQQEIEMLKRNIAE, from the coding sequence GTGAAAGTTGGCAAAGAAGAATGGGAACGCGTAAAGAAAAGACTGCGCGCGGAACTCGGAGAAGACGTATTTTCAAGCTGGTTCGCCAGTGTCGAAATAGAGGATGAACAGAACGGACTGGTTATTCTTTCCGTTTCAACCCGCTTCCTCAAATCCTGGATCCAGTCGCATTATGGCGACTTGTTGATGACGCTCTGGCGTGAGGAATGCGAGCATGTGCGTCGCATCGACCTCTATGTGCGCGGGGCCGTGCGTCCCAAGACCGTTCAGAACAAGGTTCAGAACAAGGCGGCCGAAGCTGCCAGCAAGGATACCGGTTTTGCGCGCCCCTCCGTGGCTGCCGCAATGGGACAGGATCAGGATCAGTTGGGCGGCTCTCCGCTCGATCCGCGCCTGACCTTCGAGACCTTTGTTGTCGGTCAGTCCAATACGCTGGCCCATGCCGCAGCCAAACAGGTTGCCATGGCACAGCCCGGTCAGCCGGTTTCCTTCAATCCGCTGTTCCTGCATGCCTCTGTCGGACTGGGCAAGACCCATCTGCTGCAGGCCATCGCATGGGAAGCCAAGAAGTCGAACCCGACCGCCCGCGTGCTCTATCTCACCGCCGAACGCTTCATGTATAGCTTCGTGCAGGCCCTGAAGAGTCAGGCCGCGCTTGATTTCAAGGATACCCTCAGGGATATCGACATTCTGCTGATCGACGATTTGCAGTTCCTTCAGGGCAAGAGCATTCAGCAGGAATTCTGCCATACGCTCAACAGCCTGATTGACGGTGCCCGTCAGGTGGTGGTTGCTGCCGACCGCCCACCGGTCGAGCTGGAAAGCCTTGATGAGCGCGTTCGCTCCCGTCTGGCCGGTGGTCTGGTCAGCGAGCTGCAACCGCTGGAAAAAGAGCTGCGTCGCTCCATTCTGTCTGATCGCGCGACACAGGCTGCCCGTCGCGATCCGAATCTGACCATTCCGGAACTGGTGCTTGATCATGTTGCAGGCATCATCCGCTCCAACGGTCGCGATCTGGATGGCGCCTTCAACCGTCTGATGGCTCATAACCAGCTGACTGGTGCGCCCATTTCCATAGAGATGGCCGAACAGGCGCTCAAGGATCTGATCCGCTCGAAGGAACCTCGCCGCATTCGCATCGAGGATATCCAGCGTGTCGTTTCCAAACACTATAATGTTTCCCGCTCGGATCTTCTGTCTTCGCGCCGGACCCGCACCATTGTGCGTCCGCGCCAGATTGCAATGTATCTGTCCAAGATGTTGACCCCGCGTTCGCTGCCGGAAATTGGTCGGCGCTTTGGCGGTCGTGACCATACAACGGTTCTGCATGCGGTTCGCAAGATCGAGGAGCTGGCAGCGTCGGACAATGGCTTGCAGCAGGAAATCGAAATGCTGAAACGCAATATCGCCGAATAG
- a CDS encoding HAMP domain-containing sensor histidine kinase yields MDDTRQKQEDGKIDGLLEPAVASRSPADAGKKGYPAFGLSTKLLLLTLLFVMLCEILIFVPSISKFRSDWLVRKLELAEVAALIYTNASDDLKDKAIERELLARLNVQTLGLRNKGERRLLAMVDMPGTIMRDDNVQTMSPLEQIAAAFDTLLFGKGRTIRVVGQTKDNQGLVEMVLEETGLRADMIRFSINILLLSLVISVVTAGMVYLSLRALLVRPILGLLDNMARFTSNPEDTRSVIRPSQRRDEIGMIELQLGEMEAILAKTLHKQKRLADLGLAVSKINHDLRNIIASAQLFSDRLAMLDDPTVQRVVPKLMGTLDRAVDYSQAVMSYGKAQEAPPDKRLLKLFQLGEEMRDLLDLSESSRLTYSNHIPQDLEVYADPGQLFRVLMNLCRNSVDVMQASKEEAVICRLDLYAHIENDNTIIEISDTGPGVPEMARANLFRPFQGSLRQGGTGLGLAIAEEIVRAHGGSIRLLDRSPGAHFEIRLPRS; encoded by the coding sequence ATGGATGATACAAGGCAGAAGCAAGAGGATGGCAAGATCGATGGCCTGCTGGAGCCTGCGGTTGCCTCCCGATCGCCGGCTGACGCAGGAAAAAAGGGCTATCCGGCCTTCGGCCTGTCGACCAAGCTGCTGCTGTTGACGCTGCTTTTCGTCATGCTCTGCGAAATCCTGATCTTCGTGCCTTCCATCTCGAAATTCCGCTCGGACTGGCTGGTTCGCAAGCTCGAACTGGCCGAAGTGGCAGCCCTCATCTATACCAATGCATCCGATGATCTCAAGGACAAGGCCATTGAGCGCGAATTGCTTGCCCGCCTCAATGTGCAGACACTGGGGCTGCGCAACAAGGGCGAGCGGCGTCTGCTGGCCATGGTTGACATGCCCGGCACCATCATGCGTGATGACAATGTGCAGACCATGAGCCCGCTTGAACAGATCGCCGCTGCTTTCGATACATTGCTTTTCGGCAAGGGGCGCACCATTCGTGTGGTTGGCCAGACCAAGGACAATCAGGGGCTGGTGGAAATGGTTCTGGAGGAGACCGGCCTGCGCGCGGACATGATCCGCTTCTCGATCAACATTCTCCTGCTTTCGCTGGTCATCTCGGTGGTCACGGCGGGAATGGTCTATCTGTCCCTGCGCGCCCTGCTGGTGCGTCCGATTCTGGGGCTTCTGGACAATATGGCTCGCTTCACCTCCAATCCCGAGGACACCCGGTCTGTTATCCGGCCCTCCCAGCGGCGCGATGAAATCGGCATGATCGAATTGCAGCTAGGCGAGATGGAGGCCATTCTGGCCAAGACATTGCACAAGCAGAAGCGTCTGGCCGATCTCGGGCTGGCCGTATCCAAGATCAACCATGATCTGCGCAATATCATCGCCTCGGCGCAGCTATTCTCCGATCGTCTCGCTATGCTGGATGACCCGACCGTGCAAAGGGTTGTTCCCAAGCTGATGGGCACGCTTGATCGCGCCGTTGACTATTCCCAGGCCGTGATGTCCTACGGCAAGGCGCAAGAAGCCCCGCCCGACAAGCGGCTCTTGAAGCTGTTTCAACTGGGGGAGGAAATGCGCGACCTGCTGGACCTGTCCGAAAGCTCGCGCCTGACCTATTCCAACCATATTCCTCAGGATCTGGAAGTCTATGCCGATCCGGGGCAGCTCTTCCGGGTTCTGATGAATCTGTGTCGAAATTCGGTGGATGTGATGCAGGCCAGCAAGGAAGAAGCCGTCATCTGCCGTCTCGACCTTTATGCCCATATCGAGAATGACAACACAATTATCGAAATTTCCGATACCGGACCGGGAGTTCCCGAAATGGCGCGGGCCAATCTGTTCCGTCCCTTTCAGGGATCGCTGCGGCAGGGCGGGACCGGTCTGGGGCTTGCCATTGCCGAGGAAATCGTTCGCGCCCATGGCGGATCGATCCGCCTGCTGGATCGTAGCCCCGGTGCCCATTTTGAAATTCGCCTGCCGCGAAGCTAG